The Drosophila biarmipes strain raj3 chromosome 2L, RU_DBia_V1.1, whole genome shotgun sequence genome has a window encoding:
- the LOC108036696 gene encoding lysosomal alpha-mannosidase isoform X1: MNTMKYLGLVICVALLAIKAKSVQAVCGYESCHETKSNMVNIHLVPHSHDDVGWLKTVDQYFYGHKNNIQHAGVQYIIDTVISELIKNPDRRFIQVETSFFFKWWDEQSETVRAIVKKLVNEGRLQFTNGAWSMNDEAAVNYQSVIDQFTVGLKFLDDTFGVCGRPRVGWQIDPFGHSREQASLYAQMGYDGEFFSRMDHNDKGRRMNDLALEMVWDASESLSDVKLFTGLLYTFYWDTPGFCFDVHCSDDPIIDSDSYDNNVKSRVDDFIAYAAQVAEKFRTNHIMIPMGGDFQYEDAEVNFKNMDKLIKYINERQSSGSKYNILYSTPACYLNSVHKSVQSYPNKTLDFFPYGSDSNSFWTGYYTSRPTQKRFERDGNHILQVAKQLSAFAELSSARQKEDLEYLRHIMGVMQHHDAITGTEKQHVSDDYDRLLYDAIVGGVNTARDALRKLTKLPNGEFESCLQLNISTCAFTKDSADNVVVTVYNPLAHTTNQYVRIPVKNENYQVTDEKGRMVASEVVPVPWQVLALEFRSNDTQHELLFKATVNKIASYYIKKVDSKESVNNVVNSLKKKTNAETYDDEETVVQTSLIKLAVDNKTGLLKRVEMNGVSENILQSFGVYRTYDSGAYVFRQYNQGDFVIQEDGVEFTIYDGDLVKEVHQHFNDYISQVIRIYETKNMVEFEWLVGPIPIEEEFGTEVVTTFSSEISSNGVFYTDSNGRELIRREKDKREDFDPELAVQPTSGNYYPITSRIALQDSNKRIAVLNDRAQGGSSMKDGQIELMLHRRLVRDDGYGVDETLNEQKFGQPLIARGKVFLILNAADESTSVEREAEKEIHLPLWKFFSQNSGSSSSAAKFVPSFDDFPQSVHLLTLEPFNDDEVLLRVENFKDHIEGKVVSFNIRPIFDYLNGVEIHETTLDGNLALSDLKRFKFHAEGSGVRGSEAEYYTSSHKPLSANQSQDASEFAVTLYPMQIRTFIIKIN, translated from the exons ATGAACACAATGAAGTATTTAGGACTAGTCATTTGCGTAGCCCTGTTAGCTATCAAAGCAAAGTCAGTCCAAGCAGTTTGCGGCTACGAG TCATGCCATGAAACCAAGTCAAACATGGTCAACATACACTTGGTGCCTCATTCCCACGACGATGTTGGCTGGCTTAAGACGGTCGATCAATACTTCTATGGCCACAAGAACAATATTCAGCACGCTGGAGTACAGTACATTATCGACACCGTGATCTCTGAGTTGATCAAGAACCCCGATCGTCGATTCATCCAGGTGGAGACCTCCTTCTTCTTCAAATGGTGGGACGAGCAGTCGGAGACCGTCAGAGCAATAGTGAAAAAGCTAGTCAACGAGGGTCGCCTTCAGTTCACCAACGGAGCCTGGAGCATGAACGATGAGGCTGCCGTTAACTACCAGAGTGTGATCGATCAGTTTACAGTTGGCTTAAA GTTTCTGGACGACACCTTTGGGGTATGTGGTCGTCCTCGTGTCGGCTGGCAAATCGATCCTTTTGGCCACTCCCGAGAGCAAGCTTCACTGTACGCCCAAATGGGATATGATGGCGAGTTCTTTTCACGCATGGATCACAACGACAAGGGTCGACGGATGAATGATCTTGCTCTAGAGATGGTTTGGGATGCTAGTGAGTCACTTAGCGATGTCAAGCTATTCACTGGACTCTTGTACACCTTCTACTGGGACACTCCTGGATTTTGTTTCGACGTCCACTGCAGCGACGACCCAATTATTGACAGTGATAGCTACGATAACAATGTCAAGTCAAGGGTGGATGATTTCATTGCCTACGCCGCTCAAGTGGCTGAAAAGTTCCGAACAAACCACATTATGATTCCCATGGGTGGAGACTTCCAGTACGAAGATGCTGAGGTTAACTTTAAGAACATGGACAAACTGATAAA GTACATCAACGAACGTCAATCCAGTGGCTCAAAGTACAACATACTCTACTCAACACCCGCCTGCTACTTAAACTCTGTGCACAAGAGTGTGCAATCCTACCCAAACAAAACCCTGGACTTTTTCCCTTACGGAAGTGATTCAAACAGCTTTTGGACAGGTTACTATACCTCTCGTCCGACGCAGAAGCGTTTCGAGCGCGATGGCAACCACATTCTTCAGGTGGCCAAGCAGCTGAGTGCCTTTGCTGAACTTTCGAGTGCCCGGCAAAAAGAGGACCTTGAGTACCTCCGTCATATAATGGGAGTTATGCAACATCACGATGCCATTACGGGCACTGAGAAGCAACACGTATCCGATGACTACGATCGTCTTCTGTACGATGCTATCGTTGGCGGCGTCAATACTGCTCGCGACGCTCTTCGAAAACTCACCAAACTTCCAAACGGAGAGTTCGAGAGTTGTCTGCAGTTGAACATCAGCACGTGCGCCTTCACCAAGGACAGTGCTGACAACGTGGTGGTGACCGTGTACAACCCCTTGGCCCATACTACCAACCAGTATGTGCGAATTCCAGTCAAGAACGAGAACTACCAGGTTACCGATGAAAAGGGTCGCATGGTAGCTTCTGAAGTGGTCCCTGTGCCTTGGCAGGTTCTGGCCCTGGAGTTCCGCAGCAACGACACTCAGCATGAGCTGCTCTTCAAGGCAACCGTCAACAAGATCGCCAGTTACTACATCAAGAAGGTAGACAGCAAGGAGAGCGTAAATAACGTTGTGAATAGTCTTAAAAAGAAGACTAACGCGGAAACTTACGATGACGAGGAGACTGTTGTGCAGACATCG CTTATCAAATTGGCAGTCGACAACAAAACTGGTCTATTAAAAAGGGTCGAAATGAACGGAGTATCCGAGAACATCCTTCAGAGCTTTGGAGTTTACAGGACGTATGACTCCGGTGCCTACGTCTTCCGTCAGTATAATCAAGGAGACTTTGTTATTCAAGAAGATGGAGTCGAGTTTACTATTTACGATGGAGATTTAGTCAAGGAAGTCCACCAGCATTTCAACGACTACATCTCCCAGGTAATCCGTATTTATGAGACCAAAAATATGGTTGAGTTCGAGTGGCTGGTTGGCCCTATTCCAATTGAAGAAGAGTTTGGTACGGAAGTGGTCACTACATTTAGTAGTGAGATCTCTTCCAATGGCGTATTTTACACTGATTCAAATGGCCGTGAGTTGATTAGACGTGAAAAGGACAAAAGAGAGGACTTCGACCCGGAACTTGCAGTACAGCCTACATCCGGAAACTATTATCCAATCACATCTCGCATTGCTCTACAAGACAGCAACAAGCGCATCGCCGTCCTTAACGACCGGGCTCAGGGAGGATCTAGCATGAAGGATGGGCAAATAGAACTCATGTTGCACCGGCGTCTCGTCCGCGATGATGGCTACGGAGTAGATGAAACCTTGAACGAGCAGAAGTTTGGCCAGCCCTTGATTGCTCGTGGTAAGGTCTTCCTAATCCTCAACGCTGCGGACGAGTCCACATCCGTGGAGCGCGAGGCCGAAAAAGAGATCCACTTACCTCTTTGGAAGTTCTTTAGCCAAAACAGTGGAAGCAGTAGCTCCGCTGCCAAGTTCGTCCCCAGCTTTGACGACTTTCCCCAATCGGTGCACCTCCTTACCCTGGAGCCTTTTAACGATGATGAGGTTCTGTTGCGTGTGGAGAACTTCAAGGATCACATCGAAGGCAAGGTGGTCAGCTTCAACATTCGCCCGATCTTCGATTATTTGAACGGTGTTGAGATTCACGAAACCACCTTGGACGGTAATCTGGCACTCAGCGACCTAAAACGATTCAAGTTCCACGCTGAGGGTTCTGGTGTCAGGGGATCTGAAGCAGAGTATTACACCTCGTCCCACAAGCCTCTTTCAGCAAACCAGTCGCAGGATGCTTCAGAGTTTGCTGTCACTTTGTACCCAATGCAAATCCGTACCTTTATTATCAAGAttaattaa
- the LOC108036696 gene encoding lysosomal alpha-mannosidase isoform X2 has protein sequence MVNIHLVPHSHDDVGWLKTVDQYFYGHKNNIQHAGVQYIIDTVISELIKNPDRRFIQVETSFFFKWWDEQSETVRAIVKKLVNEGRLQFTNGAWSMNDEAAVNYQSVIDQFTVGLKFLDDTFGVCGRPRVGWQIDPFGHSREQASLYAQMGYDGEFFSRMDHNDKGRRMNDLALEMVWDASESLSDVKLFTGLLYTFYWDTPGFCFDVHCSDDPIIDSDSYDNNVKSRVDDFIAYAAQVAEKFRTNHIMIPMGGDFQYEDAEVNFKNMDKLIKYINERQSSGSKYNILYSTPACYLNSVHKSVQSYPNKTLDFFPYGSDSNSFWTGYYTSRPTQKRFERDGNHILQVAKQLSAFAELSSARQKEDLEYLRHIMGVMQHHDAITGTEKQHVSDDYDRLLYDAIVGGVNTARDALRKLTKLPNGEFESCLQLNISTCAFTKDSADNVVVTVYNPLAHTTNQYVRIPVKNENYQVTDEKGRMVASEVVPVPWQVLALEFRSNDTQHELLFKATVNKIASYYIKKVDSKESVNNVVNSLKKKTNAETYDDEETVVQTSLIKLAVDNKTGLLKRVEMNGVSENILQSFGVYRTYDSGAYVFRQYNQGDFVIQEDGVEFTIYDGDLVKEVHQHFNDYISQVIRIYETKNMVEFEWLVGPIPIEEEFGTEVVTTFSSEISSNGVFYTDSNGRELIRREKDKREDFDPELAVQPTSGNYYPITSRIALQDSNKRIAVLNDRAQGGSSMKDGQIELMLHRRLVRDDGYGVDETLNEQKFGQPLIARGKVFLILNAADESTSVEREAEKEIHLPLWKFFSQNSGSSSSAAKFVPSFDDFPQSVHLLTLEPFNDDEVLLRVENFKDHIEGKVVSFNIRPIFDYLNGVEIHETTLDGNLALSDLKRFKFHAEGSGVRGSEAEYYTSSHKPLSANQSQDASEFAVTLYPMQIRTFIIKIN, from the exons ATGGTCAACATACACTTGGTGCCTCATTCCCACGACGATGTTGGCTGGCTTAAGACGGTCGATCAATACTTCTATGGCCACAAGAACAATATTCAGCACGCTGGAGTACAGTACATTATCGACACCGTGATCTCTGAGTTGATCAAGAACCCCGATCGTCGATTCATCCAGGTGGAGACCTCCTTCTTCTTCAAATGGTGGGACGAGCAGTCGGAGACCGTCAGAGCAATAGTGAAAAAGCTAGTCAACGAGGGTCGCCTTCAGTTCACCAACGGAGCCTGGAGCATGAACGATGAGGCTGCCGTTAACTACCAGAGTGTGATCGATCAGTTTACAGTTGGCTTAAA GTTTCTGGACGACACCTTTGGGGTATGTGGTCGTCCTCGTGTCGGCTGGCAAATCGATCCTTTTGGCCACTCCCGAGAGCAAGCTTCACTGTACGCCCAAATGGGATATGATGGCGAGTTCTTTTCACGCATGGATCACAACGACAAGGGTCGACGGATGAATGATCTTGCTCTAGAGATGGTTTGGGATGCTAGTGAGTCACTTAGCGATGTCAAGCTATTCACTGGACTCTTGTACACCTTCTACTGGGACACTCCTGGATTTTGTTTCGACGTCCACTGCAGCGACGACCCAATTATTGACAGTGATAGCTACGATAACAATGTCAAGTCAAGGGTGGATGATTTCATTGCCTACGCCGCTCAAGTGGCTGAAAAGTTCCGAACAAACCACATTATGATTCCCATGGGTGGAGACTTCCAGTACGAAGATGCTGAGGTTAACTTTAAGAACATGGACAAACTGATAAA GTACATCAACGAACGTCAATCCAGTGGCTCAAAGTACAACATACTCTACTCAACACCCGCCTGCTACTTAAACTCTGTGCACAAGAGTGTGCAATCCTACCCAAACAAAACCCTGGACTTTTTCCCTTACGGAAGTGATTCAAACAGCTTTTGGACAGGTTACTATACCTCTCGTCCGACGCAGAAGCGTTTCGAGCGCGATGGCAACCACATTCTTCAGGTGGCCAAGCAGCTGAGTGCCTTTGCTGAACTTTCGAGTGCCCGGCAAAAAGAGGACCTTGAGTACCTCCGTCATATAATGGGAGTTATGCAACATCACGATGCCATTACGGGCACTGAGAAGCAACACGTATCCGATGACTACGATCGTCTTCTGTACGATGCTATCGTTGGCGGCGTCAATACTGCTCGCGACGCTCTTCGAAAACTCACCAAACTTCCAAACGGAGAGTTCGAGAGTTGTCTGCAGTTGAACATCAGCACGTGCGCCTTCACCAAGGACAGTGCTGACAACGTGGTGGTGACCGTGTACAACCCCTTGGCCCATACTACCAACCAGTATGTGCGAATTCCAGTCAAGAACGAGAACTACCAGGTTACCGATGAAAAGGGTCGCATGGTAGCTTCTGAAGTGGTCCCTGTGCCTTGGCAGGTTCTGGCCCTGGAGTTCCGCAGCAACGACACTCAGCATGAGCTGCTCTTCAAGGCAACCGTCAACAAGATCGCCAGTTACTACATCAAGAAGGTAGACAGCAAGGAGAGCGTAAATAACGTTGTGAATAGTCTTAAAAAGAAGACTAACGCGGAAACTTACGATGACGAGGAGACTGTTGTGCAGACATCG CTTATCAAATTGGCAGTCGACAACAAAACTGGTCTATTAAAAAGGGTCGAAATGAACGGAGTATCCGAGAACATCCTTCAGAGCTTTGGAGTTTACAGGACGTATGACTCCGGTGCCTACGTCTTCCGTCAGTATAATCAAGGAGACTTTGTTATTCAAGAAGATGGAGTCGAGTTTACTATTTACGATGGAGATTTAGTCAAGGAAGTCCACCAGCATTTCAACGACTACATCTCCCAGGTAATCCGTATTTATGAGACCAAAAATATGGTTGAGTTCGAGTGGCTGGTTGGCCCTATTCCAATTGAAGAAGAGTTTGGTACGGAAGTGGTCACTACATTTAGTAGTGAGATCTCTTCCAATGGCGTATTTTACACTGATTCAAATGGCCGTGAGTTGATTAGACGTGAAAAGGACAAAAGAGAGGACTTCGACCCGGAACTTGCAGTACAGCCTACATCCGGAAACTATTATCCAATCACATCTCGCATTGCTCTACAAGACAGCAACAAGCGCATCGCCGTCCTTAACGACCGGGCTCAGGGAGGATCTAGCATGAAGGATGGGCAAATAGAACTCATGTTGCACCGGCGTCTCGTCCGCGATGATGGCTACGGAGTAGATGAAACCTTGAACGAGCAGAAGTTTGGCCAGCCCTTGATTGCTCGTGGTAAGGTCTTCCTAATCCTCAACGCTGCGGACGAGTCCACATCCGTGGAGCGCGAGGCCGAAAAAGAGATCCACTTACCTCTTTGGAAGTTCTTTAGCCAAAACAGTGGAAGCAGTAGCTCCGCTGCCAAGTTCGTCCCCAGCTTTGACGACTTTCCCCAATCGGTGCACCTCCTTACCCTGGAGCCTTTTAACGATGATGAGGTTCTGTTGCGTGTGGAGAACTTCAAGGATCACATCGAAGGCAAGGTGGTCAGCTTCAACATTCGCCCGATCTTCGATTATTTGAACGGTGTTGAGATTCACGAAACCACCTTGGACGGTAATCTGGCACTCAGCGACCTAAAACGATTCAAGTTCCACGCTGAGGGTTCTGGTGTCAGGGGATCTGAAGCAGAGTATTACACCTCGTCCCACAAGCCTCTTTCAGCAAACCAGTCGCAGGATGCTTCAGAGTTTGCTGTCACTTTGTACCCAATGCAAATCCGTACCTTTATTATCAAGAttaattaa
- the LOC122818867 gene encoding LOW QUALITY PROTEIN: lysosomal alpha-mannosidase-like (The sequence of the model RefSeq protein was modified relative to this genomic sequence to represent the inferred CDS: inserted 1 base in 1 codon), translating to MGNIHLVPHSHDDVGWLKMVDQYFYGHKNNIQHAGVQYIIDTVISELIKNPDRRFIQVETSFFSKWWEXVVNEGRLQFTNGAWSMNDEAAVNYQSVIDQFTVGLKFLDDTFGVCGRPRVGWQIDPFGHSREQASLYAQMGYDGEFFSRMDHSDKGRRMNDLALEMVWDASESLSDVKLFTGLLYTFYWDTPGFCFDVHCSDDPIIDSDSYDNNVKSRVDDFIAYAAQVAEKFRTNHIMIPMGGDFQYEDAEVNFKKMDKLIKYINERQSSGSKYNILYSTPACYLNSVHKSVQSYPNKTLDFFPYGSDSNSFWTGYYTSRPTQKRFERDGNHILQVAKQLSAFAELSSARQKEDLEYLRHIMGVMQHHDAITGTEKQHVSDDYDRLLYDAIVGGVNTARDALRKLTKLPNREFESCLQLNISTCAFTKDSADNVVVTVYNPLAHTTNQYVRIPVKNENYQVTDEKGRMVASEVVPVPWQVLALEFRSNDTQHELLFKATVNKIASYYIKKVDSKESVNNVVNSLKKKTNAETYDDEETVVQTSLIKLAVDNKTGLLKRVEMNGVSENILQSFGVYRTYDSGAYVFRQYNQGDFVIQEDGVEFTIYDGDLVKEVHQHFNDYISQVIRIYETKNMVEFEWLVGPIPIEEEFGTEVVTTFSSEISSNGVFYTDSNGRELIRREKDKREDFDPELAVQPTSGNYYPITSRIALQDSNKRIAVLNDRAQGGSSMKDGQIELMLHRRLVCEDGYGVDETLNEQKFGQPLIARGKVFLILNAADESTSVEREAEKEIHLPLWKFFSQNSGSSSSAAKFVPSFDDFPQSVHLLTLEPFNDDEVLLRVENFKDHIEGKVVSFNIRPIFDYLNGVEIHETTLDGNLALSDLKRFKFHAEGSGVRGSEAEYYTSSHKPLSANQSQDASEFAVTLYPMQIRTFIIKIN from the exons ATGGGCAACATACACTTGGTGCCTCATTCCCACGACGATGTGGGCTGGCTTAAGATGGTCGATCAATACTTCTATGGCCACAAGAACAATATTCAGCACGCTGGAGTACAGTACATTATCGACACCGTGATCTCTGAGTTGATCAAGAATCCCGATCGTCGATTCATCCAGGTGGAGACCTCCTTCTTCTCCAAATGGTGGG TGGTAGTCAACGAGGGTCGCCTTCAGTTCACCAACGGAGCCTGGAGCATGAACGATGAGGCTGCCGTTAACTACCAGAGTGTGATCGATCAGTTTACAGTTGGCTTAAA GTTTCTGGACGACACCTTTGGGGTATGTGGTCGTCCTCGTGTCGGCTGGCAAATCGATCCTTTTGGCCACTCCCGAGAGCAAGCTTCACTGTACGCCCAAATGGGATATGATGGCGAGTTCTTTTCACGCATGGATCACAGCGACAAGGGTCGACGGATGAATGATCTTGCTCTAGAGATGGTTTGGGATGCTAGTGAGTCACTTAGCGATGTCAAGCTATTCACTGGACTCTTGTACACCTTCTACTGGGACACTCCTGGATTTTGTTTCGACGTCCACTGCAGCGACGACCCAATTATTGACAGTGATAGCTACGATAACAATGTCAAGTCAAGGGTGGATGATTTCATTGCCTACGCCGCTCAAGTGGCTGAAAAGTTCCGAACAAACCACATTATGATTCCCATGGGTGGAGACTTCCAGTACGAAGATGCTGAGGTTAACTTTAAGAAGATGGACAAACTGATAAA GTACATCAACGAACGTCAATCCAGTGGCTCAAAGTACAACATACTCTACTCAACACCCGCCTGCTACTTAAACTCTGTGCACAAGAGTGTGCAATCCTACCCAAACAAAACCCTGGACTTTTTCCCTTACGGAAGTGATTCAAACAGCTTTTGGACAGGTTACTATACCTCTCGTCCGACACAGAAGCGTTTCGAGCGCGATGGCAACCACATTCTTCAGGTGGCCAAGCAGCTGAGTGCCTTTGCTGAACTTTCGAGTGCCCGGCAAAAAGAGGACCTTGAGTACCTCCGTCATATAATGGGAGTTATGCAACATCACGATGCCATTACGGGCACTGAGAAGCAACACGTATCCGATGACTACGATCGTCTTCTGTACGATGCTATCGTTGGCGGCGTCAATACTGCTCGCGACGCTCTTCGAAAACTCACCAAACTTCCAAACAGAGAGTTCGAGAGTTGTCTGCAGTTGAACATCAGCACGTGCGCCTTCACCAAGGACAGTGCTGACAACGTGGTGGTGACCGTGTACAACCCCTTGGCCCATACTACCAACCAGTATGTGCGAATTCCAGTCAAGAACGAGAACTACCAGGTTACCGATGAAAAGGGTCGCATGGTAGCTTCTGAAGTGGTCCCTGTGCCTTGGCAGGTTCTGGCCCTGGAGTTCCGCAGCAACGACACTCAGCATGAGCTGCTCTTCAAGGCAACCGTCAACAAGATCGCCAGTTACTACATCAAGAAGGTAGACAGCAAGGAGAGCGTAAATAACGTTGTGAATAGTCTTAAAAAGAAGACTAACGCGGAAACTTACGATGACGAGGAGACTGTTGTGCAGACATCG CTTATCAAATTGGCAGTCGACAACAAAACTGGTCTATTAAAAAGGGTCGAAATGAACGGAGTATCCGAGAACATCCTTCAGAGCTTTGGAGTTTACAGGACGTATGACTCCGGTGCCTACGTCTTCCGTCAGTATAATCAAGGAGACTTTGTTATTCAAGAAGATGGAGTCGAGTTTACTATTTACGATGGAGATTTAGTCAAGGAAGTCCACCAGCATTTCAACGACTACATCTCCCAGGTAATCCGTATTTATGAGACCAAAAATATGGTTGAGTTCGAGTGGCTGGTTGGCCCTATTCCAATTGAAGAAGAGTTTGGTACGGAAGTGGTCACTACATTTAGTAGTGAGATCTCTTCCAATGGCGTATTTTACACTGATTCAAATGGCCGTGAGTTGATTAGACGTGAAAAGGACAAAAGAGAGGACTTCGACCCGGAACTTGCAGTACAGCCTACATCCGGAAACTATTATCCAATCACATCTCGCATTGCTCTACAAGACAGCAACAAGCGCATCGCCGTCCTTAACGACCGGGCTCAGGGAGGATCTAGCATGAAGGATGGGCAAATAGAACTCATGTTGCACCGGCGTCTCGTCTGCGAGGATGGCTACGGAGTAGATGAAACCTTGAACGAGCAGAAGTTTGGCCAGCCCTTGATTGCTCGTGGTAAGGTCTTCCTAATCCTCAACGCTGCGGACGAGTCCACATCCGTGGAGCGCGAGGCCGAAAAAGAGATCCACTTACCTCTTTGGAAGTTCTTTAGCCAAAACAGTGGAAGCAGTAGCTCCGCTGCCAAGTTCGTCCCCAGCTTTGACGACTTTCCCCAATCGGTGCACCTCCTTACCCTGGAGCCTTTTAACGATGATGAGGTTCTGTTGCGTGTGGAGAACTTCAAGGATCACATCGAAGGCAAGGTGGTCAGCTTCAACATTCGCCCGATCTTCGATTATTTGAACGGTGTTGAGATTCACGAAACCACCTTGGACGGTAATCTGGCACTCAGCGACCTAAAACGATTCAAGTTCCACGCTGAGGGTTCTGGTGTCAGGGGATCTGAAGCAGAGTATTACACCTCGTCCCACAAGCCTCTTTCAGCAAACCAGTCGCAGGATGCTTCAGAGTTTGCTGTCACTTTGTACCCAATGCAAATCCGTACCTTTATTATCAAGAttaattaa